AATGAACTTACGAGCCACTGTACAACTTTTATCAGTGCTTTTAAATTACAGAGAAGATGAGGAAAAACTAATTAACCACTGTTAACAAATCTGCTAACTACTTTCTAACTGCTGCTACCTAACAAAAGTGTTAAACTATTACAAGAAGTGCTAAAAGGTGAACAACACTAATTACACAGGAAGAAATTGCTATTTCAGTTATAGAgcagaaaatataaaagtgaTGTCGTGCTGGAGAAAATGCATCTTCTTTCTGTGTAAGGTGCAGGAGTAGCTGGAGCTGAAATAGAGTGATCTTCAGCAAATTCATCCCCCCCTCAAGTTGGCGCATGAGAGAGCAGACCCAACTTGGAGAACAGACGAGTGAAGGGAACAGTGGGCAAAGACTTAGTGAAGAGGTCGGCTATTGATCGTGCTTGAAGTGATCGCGTACGAGATGACAGTCAATGTCGAGGTGTTTCGTGCGTTCGTGAAAAAAAGGATTTTCAGTGATGTGGATTGCCGCCTTGTTGTCACAATGGAACGGAATGGGATCTGTAGCAGGGATGGAGAAGCCGCGAAGCAGGTAGCTGATCCAAAGCAGTTCACAAAAACGGTTGATCCCATGCTGCGATATTCGGCTTCGGTGGATGAACGTGATACATGGtctgtttctttgttttccaaGAGACCAAGGAACCACCAAGAAAAATGCAGTAACCGGTGATAGAGCGACGAGAATCAATGCAAGAAGCCCACTCCGAGTCTGAGAAGGCAGAGAAAGATAATGTGTTTCCAGATGGGAAGAACAGACCCAAAGTGGAAGTTCCTTTGAGATAACGGACGAGGTGAAGAGCAGCAGCAATATGAGGTTCACGAGGATGTTGAAGAAATTGACTCAATTGCTGCACCGCAAAAGAAATGTCAGGACGAGAAAAACCCAAATAAAGGAGGCAACCAACCAATCTTCTGTAGCAATCAGGAGCAGCAATTAAAGCGCTAGAGGAGACATCAAATTTGATTCCAGGAGGAAGAGGTGTGGCGGTAGGGGTGGCCTCAGTCAGTAGACAATCACGAACAATGTCCAAGAGATACTTCTGTTGGGAAATGTAAGTGCCATGAGAAGAGTGCGCCAGCTCTAAGCTAAGAAAATACTTGGCGTGCCCCAAATCCGTAATCGTGAAAAGTTTATCAAGGTAAAGTTTAACATCAGTCATAGCTTCTAAAGAGTTACCTGTGAGAAGAACGTCATCGACGTAGACAAGTAGTACGAGAAAAACTGCATCAGTGCGGAGGATGAACAAGCAATGATCATGAGAGGATTGAATAAAACTATAACGATGTAGTTGAGTGGAGAATTCAATTTTCCATTGGCGGGAGGCCTGTTTCAATCCGTAGAGCGAGCGCTGCAATTTGCACACGAGGCCATCGTCAGCTTTAGAATAACCAGCAAGAGTCACCATATAAACCTCCTCGACAAGATGTCCGTGGAGGAATGTGTTATTGACGTCGAGCTGCAAAAGAGGCCAGGAAAAAGCAGAGGCTATGGCAATGAAAATGCGCACTGTGAAAGTCTTGGCTACCGGAGAAAACTGTCGAAGTAATCGACCCCTTCGATTTGGTTGTATCATTTTGCAACGAGTCGCGCCTTGTATCTATCAACGGATACGTCAGGCTTCAACTTAACTTTGTAAACCCATCAACAACCGATGGCCTTTTTCCCTTGCGGCAGAGGAGTAACATCCCACGTGTGGTTTTTGTCCAAAGCATCAAGTTCCTCTTTCATGGCTAGTCTCCAGCATTCATGTTTATTCGCCTCCAAAAATGACTGTGGCTTCTGTGCAGCATCAACCTGCGACAAAAACGACATGTGTGCAGTGCTAAAAACAAGTGAGTTACATAGATGCGGAGTAGAAGAGGAGTGATTGGAGATGTAGTCCTGA
The nucleotide sequence above comes from Sesamum indicum cultivar Zhongzhi No. 13 linkage group LG11, S_indicum_v1.0, whole genome shotgun sequence. Encoded proteins:
- the LOC110012929 gene encoding uncharacterized protein LOC110012929; the encoded protein is MIQPNRRGRLLRQFSPVAKTFTVRIFIAIASAFSWPLLQLDVNNTFLHGHLVEEVYMVTLAGYSKADDGLVCKLQRSLYGLKQASRQWKIEFSTQLHRYSFIQSSHDHCLFILRTDAVFLVLLVYVDDVLLTGNSLEAMTDVKLYLDKLFTITDLGHAKYFLSLELAHSSHGTYISQQKYLLDIVRDCLLTEATPTATPLPPGIKFDVSSSALIAAPDCYRRLVGCLLYLGFSRPDISFAVQQLSQFLQHPREPHIAAALHLVRYLKGTSTLGLFFPSGNTLSFSAFSDSEWASCIDSRRSITGYCIFLGGSLVSWKTKKQTMYHVHPPKPNIAAWDQPFL